GCCCGCGGTGACGAATGAGTTCGGATGACGACCGCGTCGCCGTCGACACCGGCGACGTCTGGCCCGAGGACACCGACGAGGACGAGGGCGTCGTCGTCAACTGGTTCCTGAGCGAAGGGGCCGGCGTCGAGGCGGGCGACGCCCTCTGTGAGTTCCAGGTCGAGAAGGTCAGCGTCGACGTTCCGGCGCCGACAGACGGCACGATCGACGAGATCGTCCTCGAGGAAGACGACGAGTTCGAGCGCGGGGCCGTCCTCGCCTGGATCGCCCCGGCGTAGCGGCGGCCGCGCTCGAGTCCTCTCGATAACTGATTTCCGATGCCACCCACCGATACAGCATCCGACGGGAGCGACGAACGGGAGACCGAGACGAACGGCGACGGCGAACGGGACCGAAACGGCGGAGCGGACCGCGACGACGGGTCGGGAAGCGACGAGACCCCGAATACCGACGAAACGGACCAAACCGTCCGCGAGGAGCGATCGCTCTCCCCGATGCGGCGGACGATCGCGAACCGCCTGCAGGACAGCTATCGGAACGCCGTCCACGTGACAGCCAGCCGAGAGGTCGGCGCCGAGGCGCTGTTCCGTGCGGTCGAGACCGCGAACGACCGCCTCGAGGCGGACATCTCGCTGGTCGACGTCGTGCTGGCCGCGCTCTCGGCAACGCTCGCGGACCATCCGGCGTTCAACGCGACGTTCGAAGACAGAACCCACCGCACGTACGAAGAGCACAACGTCGGCGTCGCGGTCGATATCGAGGCGGGGCTGGTGGCGCCGGTCCTGCGCGATGTCGGCTCGAAGTCCCTCGCCGAGATCGCGACCGAACGACGACGGCTGACGGAAACCGTTCAGTCTGGCGCGTACACGATGGACGACCTCCGGGGCGGGACGTTCACCGTCACGAACCTCGGCGTCCTCGGCGTCGACTCGTTCACGCCGGTCATCAACCCGCCGGAGGTCGCGATCCTCGGGATCGGACGGACGCGGGAACGGGCCTGCCGCGGCGACGACGGTCTCGAGTTTCGCCGCGAGTTGACCTACGATCTGAGCTTCGACCACCGGATCGTCGACGGCGCGGACGCGGCTCGGTTCCTCGGGACGCTCGCGGACTACACCGAGGGTGCCGAACGGTTCGCGCCCGACGGCTGACCCGACTCAGCGGGGTCCGCTCCTGTTCCCGGTACGGTTAGAAACCCAACAGGAATATATATTCAGAGAGACTATCGTGAAATATGCGCGACCGATATCGCAACGGACTGGCGGTAGTCGACGCCAGTCTGGACGTGTTTCGCGCCCGCCCTGGGCTCGCAATCCTCCCGCTGTTGAGCCTCATCGCCGTCGGCAGTGCGTACGCGGCCGTCGGCGTCGCGATCCTCCACTACGGCCTGCTCGGCGCGGTATTCACGAACGATCTCGTCAGGTACGGCGCCATGTTCGCCGGCCTCGCGATTTCCTCGAGCGTCGGCGTCTTCTTCAACGCCGCGGTGGTCCACTGCGCGTCGCGGCAGTTCGACGGCAAGGAGACGTCGGCCCGCGACGGGCTCGCGGCCGCGTGGGACGCCCGCCGGGAGATCGCGAAGTGGAGCCTCGTCTCCGCGACGATCGGGACCCTCCTCTACGTAGCCGAAGACAACGCCCCCGGCGTCGGCACGCTCACCCGATCGATCCTCAATCTCGGATGGGGGTTGCTGACGTTTTTCGTCGTCCCAGTGATCGTCACAGACCGAACGGGCTCGCTTCGGTCGGAACTCCGGAAGAGCGGCGACGCGTTCGCCCGAACGTGGGGCGAGTCGATCACCGCAGCGTTCGGGATCGGCCTGGCGCTGTTCCCGGTCACGCTGGCCGGGATCTGCATGCTCGTCGTCGCCTACGTCTCGGCGACGGGACTCACCGCGTACGGACTCGGCGCGCTCGGCGGCCTCCTTGTCGTCGCGACCCTCGTCGTCACGCAGGTACTGGGCATGATCGTCCGAACGGCGCTCTACCGGTACGCGACCGACGGCGAGTGCGTGGGCCCGCTCGCGGAACTTGACCCGGAGGAGGTTTTCGTCGACGACTGACCCGCTCGAGTCGGTCGGTCGCAGTCACCCTTCGTACGGATCAGCAGGCGACCTGACTCACGCTCGAGAACGACCGGTCGCAGTCGACGAACCGGAACGACTCGCTAACGCTGACTGTATTGATTGGGTGAGTGGTTACCGTCGGAAAGGATCCCTCCGGTGTATCTTTGACAATCTTTTTTACGGTACACGAAAACGTATCGCACGGAGCATGACAAATCTTGTCACTAACGTCGCGGCCGCCGTCGAGGACCACGGCGAGAACACCGCGATCGGGTTTCAGGGCTCGGAAACGAGCTACGAGGAGTTCTGGGGGCAGACCGGAGCGTTCGCCACCGCACTCGAGGAACGGGGGCTGGGTGCCGACGATCGGGTCGCGCTCTATCTGCCGAACGTACCGCCGTTTCTGATCTCGTTCCACGGGACGTTGCGGGCCGGCGGAGTCGTCGTCCCGATGAACCCGCAGTACAAGGCCCGTGAAATCAGCCATCTGCTCGCCGACAGCGGGGCAAAGGTCGTCGTCGCACTCGCCGATCTCGTTCCCTTCGTCACGGAGGTCCAAGACGAGACCGATGTCGAACACGTGGTCAGCGTCGGCGGCGACGCGGACGGTGCCACCGAGTTCGAGGCGTTCCTCGAGCCGGGTGATCCCGGTATCGCCAAGCGCGACGACGACGACGACGCCGTCCAGCCGTACACCTCCGGGACGACGGGCCAGCCAAAGGGCGTCCAGCTCACCCACGAAAATCTCGCATCGAACGCGAACGCAGCGTCGAAACTCATCCCCGACGGAATCCGGCCGGACGACAAATCACTCGGCGTGTTACCGCTGTTCCACATCTACGGGATGACCGTCGTCATGAACGCGTCGCTGTTCAACGGCGGTGCGTACTACCCAATGGCCTCGTGGGATGCACAGGAGGCCGTCTCGTTGATCGAAGACGAGGAGATGACGATCATGCACGGCGTACCGGCGATGTACAACGACGTTATCAATCAGCCGAACGCCGAGGAGTTCGACATGTCCTCGCTGAGACTCTGTGGCGTCGGCGGCTCCGGGATCCCGGTTGAGGTCCTGCGCCGGTTCGAGGAGCTCTACGAGCCGAAGATCTACGAAGGATACGGCCTGACCGAGACCAGCCCGATCACTCACTTCAACAGCCCGATCGAAGGCCGTCGAGTTGGC
Above is a genomic segment from Haloterrigena salifodinae containing:
- a CDS encoding lipoyl domain-containing protein, translated to MSSDDDRVAVDTGDVWPEDTDEDEGVVVNWFLSEGAGVEAGDALCEFQVEKVSVDVPAPTDGTIDEIVLEEDDEFERGAVLAWIAPA
- a CDS encoding 2-oxo acid dehydrogenase subunit E2; translated protein: MPPTDTASDGSDERETETNGDGERDRNGGADRDDGSGSDETPNTDETDQTVREERSLSPMRRTIANRLQDSYRNAVHVTASREVGAEALFRAVETANDRLEADISLVDVVLAALSATLADHPAFNATFEDRTHRTYEEHNVGVAVDIEAGLVAPVLRDVGSKSLAEIATERRRLTETVQSGAYTMDDLRGGTFTVTNLGVLGVDSFTPVINPPEVAILGIGRTRERACRGDDGLEFRRELTYDLSFDHRIVDGADAARFLGTLADYTEGAERFAPDG
- a CDS encoding DUF6159 family protein, with the protein product MRDRYRNGLAVVDASLDVFRARPGLAILPLLSLIAVGSAYAAVGVAILHYGLLGAVFTNDLVRYGAMFAGLAISSSVGVFFNAAVVHCASRQFDGKETSARDGLAAAWDARREIAKWSLVSATIGTLLYVAEDNAPGVGTLTRSILNLGWGLLTFFVVPVIVTDRTGSLRSELRKSGDAFARTWGESITAAFGIGLALFPVTLAGICMLVVAYVSATGLTAYGLGALGGLLVVATLVVTQVLGMIVRTALYRYATDGECVGPLAELDPEEVFVDD
- a CDS encoding long-chain-fatty-acid--CoA ligase, whose product is MTNLVTNVAAAVEDHGENTAIGFQGSETSYEEFWGQTGAFATALEERGLGADDRVALYLPNVPPFLISFHGTLRAGGVVVPMNPQYKAREISHLLADSGAKVVVALADLVPFVTEVQDETDVEHVVSVGGDADGATEFEAFLEPGDPGIAKRDDDDDAVQPYTSGTTGQPKGVQLTHENLASNANAASKLIPDGIRPDDKSLGVLPLFHIYGMTVVMNASLFNGGAYYPMASWDAQEAVSLIEDEEMTIMHGVPAMYNDVINQPNAEEFDMSSLRLCGVGGSGIPVEVLRRFEELYEPKIYEGYGLTETSPITHFNSPIEGRRVGSIGKTVPGVDSKVVDDDFGEVPPVETGPVDEEEADLHEITGEIVVAGPNVMKGYYGLPEANEEAFTEEGGRRWFHTGDVGYRDEDGFFYVVDREKHMIVTGGYNVYPREVEELLFEHEDVADAAVAGIPDERRGETVKAFIVPTPDGDVTEDEIKEYCLTNLAEYKHPREVEFVEELPRTTTGKVQKFKLREQDEEEEAEAE